The following proteins are encoded in a genomic region of Magallana gigas chromosome 1, xbMagGiga1.1, whole genome shotgun sequence:
- the LOC136275479 gene encoding MARCO-like protein: MRADTGFVFFLILLTFLFTSSLGTTLEQSSLGTTLEQSSLGTTLEQSSLGTTLEQSSLGTTLEQSSLGTTLEQSSLGTTLGQSKQSSLGTTLEQSSLGTTLEQSSLGTTLEQTSVGTTLEQSSLGTTLEQTSVGITLEQSCLGTTLEQSSLGTTLEQTSVGTTLEQTSLGTTLEQSSLGITLEQTSVGTTLEQTSVGTTLEQSSLGTTLEQSSLGTTLEQSSLGTTLEQSSLGTTLEQSCLGTTLEQSSLGTTLEQSSLGTTLEQSSLGTTLEQSSL; this comes from the exons TCTAGTCTAGGGACTACTCTAGAACAGTCTAGTCTAGGGACTACTCTAGAACAGTCTAGTCTAGGGACTACTCTAGAACAGTCTAGTCTAGGGACTACTCTAGAACAGTCTAGTCTAGGGACTACTCTAGAACAGTCTAGTCTAGGGACTACTCTAGAACAGTCTAGTCTAGGGACTACTCTAGGACAGTCTA AACAGTCTAGTCTAGGGACTACTCTAGAACAGTCTAGTCTAGGGACTACTCTAGAACAGTCTAGTCTAGGGACTACTCTAGAACAGACTAGTGTAGGGACTACTCTAGAACAGTCTAGTCTAGGGACTACTCTAGAACAGACTAGTGTAGGGATTACTCTAGAACAGTCTTGTCTAGGGACTACTCTAGAACAGTCTAGTCTAGGGACTACTCTAGAACAGACTAGTGTAGGGACTACTCTAGAACAGACTAGTCTAGGGACTACTCTTGAACAGTCTAGTCTAGGGATTACTCTAGAACAGACTAGTGTAGGGACTACTCTAGAACAGACTAGTGTAGGGACTACTCTAGAACAGTCTAGTCTAGGGACTACTCTAGAACAGTCTAGTCTAGGGACTACTCTAGAACAGTCTAGTCTAGGGACTACTCTAGAACAGTCTAGTCTAGGGACTACTCTAGAACAGTCTTGTCTAGGGACTACTCTAGAACAGTCTAGTCTAGGGACTACTCTAGAACAGTCTAGTCTAGGGACTACTCTAGAACAGTCTAGTCTAGGGACTACTCTAGAACAGTCTAGTCTATAG
- the LOC105346881 gene encoding zinc finger protein 493 yields MEEEVDVTTVEEWIEGEQLTNHTQLGVKLEQLANHTQLKAEVDNQHEVTLSQEQQESSQLASQQDNLSHERLETAQLTADSQNTDSQSRDSRNESNTRTSIMESIQNACAQLLRANQEYLFLVGVRSDSEFQGLHFTSPKGHSFLESLTPRDLMQEFVTHCQGRQSGVPGSEVTTEPDKDKVVDKVFTEVKDKSSEVKVELSDQREENHRSQKKQTTARRQTKKEPETETSQKNAEENIGGLDDFCEDIDDDDHGGDDDDWRPSEEEEVKVSKDDDTKEPRAKKNKMADVDYESDDTITNSPVSLSAVVSNICDKLLENDATNQSTEPKTTAVPSTVIGGKPRKSGRINQSAGKKTAKERKGRKRRGPQKKATVTTTKESQSEGGQKPARCGGCKIEFINAAKLRLHHKLFPECLKKNFSCDLCPAKFVGKYSLLKHERRTHTVDKELKRRDRLELGRRHVCVLCNEDFETKSELLNHQQKHYKERFVCRRCKKVFTEPGEYEEHRKTHEQEGETEDTETTCINCEREIVGSESIDASIMLCEECCSNDFTCKECQQKYKMFYFLAMHDCRKSYSKNMEEILAVDFDNLKTALQCKICDKKFKNKKNLCAHYKTHNSDTCYQCNICWRYYKDSSKLRKHKRYVHSEQRKFECSHCGLKFKEKNTLVRHGRICDLTREQLPEVRRSKEGQVMKGEKRTTQEVLCQKCWKTFATERIYLKHVCEGKESDEESDDGEVKMDEDVDDDDSGEESSDSTTQLCRNCGEKTNNKKPLCKRCGRNKFVCSRCQQAFTMLYVLALHSCEKAFKDNLKFIKEIDFNKPDVQLVCQQCNKSFKNKKNLCSHYKTHMNNAIIQCDICQQTFKHQNSLHKHKRYVHTASRDFICDICGKAFKQRDTLNTHRRLHIQGKTKDYQCEVCGKYLSGSTALSVHMNIHSGAMPFICEICGRSFRQFGNLQKHKVIHGNIREFSCHLCPDKSFRHSETYKIHMKGHVLDGTVTENKYGKIYSCQYCQKQMPSASQYTVHLRTHTNERPFECKICSKAFKEHGKLKRHMNTHSQETRPRHKQVQSQGKTTQNYQEAGYQPKQAGYQSKDAGYQPRSESNTILETIAVFPPDVHGPLTQAVAIPVTDNTISFASQQIPHFTEQGGVISIENNDKFYRERYLPLE; encoded by the exons ATGGAAGAGGAAGTCGATGTCACAACAGTGGAGGAGTGGATCGAAGGGGAACAGCTCACTAACCACACTCAACTCGGTGTCAAGTTAGAGCAGCTCGCTAATCACACTCAACTCAAAGCTGAAGTTGATAACCAACATGAAGTCACACTCAGTCAAGAACAACAGGAAAGCTCACAGCTTGCGAGTCAACAAGACAATCTCAGCCATGAACGACTCGAGACAGCTCAGCTAACTGCAGACTCACAAAATACTGACTCACAGTCCAGAGACTCGCGGAATGAGTCTAACACCCGTACCAGTATCATGGAATCCATTCAGAATGCT TGTGCCCAGCTGCTGCGGGCCAACCAAGAGTACCTGTTTCTGGTCGGTGTCCGCAGTGACTCCGAGTTCCAGGGACTCCACTTCACCTCCCCCAAGGGGCACTCTTTCCTGGAGAGTCTGACCCCTCGCGACCTCATGCAGGAGTTTGTGACCCACTGTCAAG GCAGACAAAGTGGCGTTCCAGGGTCAGAGGTCACCACAGAGCCGGATAAAGACAAGGTTGTTGATAAAGTCTTTACAGAGGTCAAGGACAAATCTTCAGAAGTCAAGGTTGAGTTATCAGATCAAAGGGAAGAAAATCACAGATCACAGAAAAAACAGACCACCGCTAGACGACAGACTAAAAAAGAACCTGAAACTGAAACCAGTCAAAAAAACGCGGAGGAAAATATTGGAGGGCTGGATGATTTCTGTGAAGACattgatgatgatgatcatggtggtgatgatgatgactGGAGGCCCAGTGAAGAGGAGGAAGTGAAGGTTAGCAAGGATGATGACACAAAGGAGCCACGggcaaagaaaaacaaaatggctg ACGTGGACTATGAAAGTGATGACACAATAACGAACAGTCCAGTCAGCCTGAGTGCAGTGGTCTCCAACATCTGTGATAAGTTACTGGAGAACGACGCAACCAATCAGAGCACAGAACCCAAAACAACAGCAGTACCCAGCACAGTGATTGGTGGAAAACCAAGGAAAAGTGGACGAATCAATCAGAGTGCAGGAAAGAAAACAGCGAAGGAAAGGAAGGGGAGGAAGAGACGGGGTCCGCAGAAGAAAGCGACGGTGACGACGACAAAGGAGAGTCAGAGCGAGGGCGGTCAGAAACCGGCGAGATGCGGGGGATGTAAGATTGAGTTCATTAATGCAGCCAAGCTCCGCCTACACCACAAGTTGTTCCCCGAATGTCTGAAAAAGAATTTCTCCTGCGACTTGTGTCCTGCCAAGTTTGTCGGGAAGTACAGCTTATTGAAGCACGAGCGTAGGACTCACACCGTGGACAAAGAGTTGAAGAGGAGGGACCGTCTGGAGCTGGGGAGGCGCCATGTCTGTGTTCTGTGTAACGAGGACTTCGAAACCAAGTCTGAGCTTCTGAACCACCAACAGAAGCACTACAAGGAGAGGTTCGTATGTAGGAGATGTAAGAAGGTGTTCACGGAGCCCGGCGAGTACGAGGAGCATCGGAAAACGCACGAACAGGAAGGAGAGACGGAAGACACAGAGACCACGTGTATTAACTGCGAGCGGGAAATTGTGGGCAGCGAATCGATAGACGCGAGCATTATGCTTTGTGAGGAATGCTGCAGTAACGACTTCACCTGTAAAGAATGTCAGCAGAAGTATAAGATGTTCTACTTCCTGGCAATGCACGACTGTCGAAAGTCTTACTCAAAGAATATGGAGGAAATTCTGGCTGTTGACTTTGACAATCTGAAGACTGCCTTGCAGTGTAAGATTTGTGATAAAAAGTTCAAGAACAAGAAGAACCTGTGTGCCCATTATAAGACCCACAACAGCGATACGTGTTACCAGTGCAATATCTGTTGGCGTTACTACAAGGATAGCAGCAAACTGAGGAAGCATAAACGCTACGTCCACtcagaacagaggaaatttgaGTGTTCTCATTGTGGCCTGAAATTCAAAGAGAAGAATACTCTGGTTCGACACGGGAGAATATGTGACCTTACTCGGGAACAGCTACCGGAAGTTCGGAGATCCAAAGAGGGACAGGTGATGAAAGGGGAGAAACGTACCACCCAGGAGGTACTGTGTCAGAAATGCTGGAAGACGTTCGCGACGGAACGGATCTACCTGAAGCACGTATGTGAAGGGAAGGAGAGTGACGAAGAGTCAGATGATGGGGAGGTCAAGATGGATGAAGATGTGGATGATGATGACAGTGGCGAAGAGTCCTCCGACTCTACCACACAGCTGTGCAGAAACTGTGGAGAAAAGACCAACAACAAAAAGCCGCTGTGTAAGAGGTGCGGCAGGAACAAGTTTGTGTGCTCCAGGTGTCAGCAGGCCTTCACTATGCTGTATGTGTTGGCACTTCACTCGTGTGAGAAGGCGTTCAAGGATAACTTGAAGTTCATTAAGGAGATAGACTTCAACAAGCCGGACGTACAGTTAGTTTGTCAGCAATGCAATAAATCCttcaaaaacaagaaaaaccTGTGTTCCCATTACAAAACCCACATGAACAATGCGATCATTCAGTGCGACATTTGCCAGCAGACGTTCAAACACCAGAACAGCCTCCACAAACACAAACGCTATGTTCACACCGCGAGCCGCGACTTTATCTGTGACATCTGCGGGAAGGCGTTCAAGCAGAGGGACACGCTGAACACGCACCGCCGTCTCCACATCCAGGGCAAGACGAAGGACTACCAGTGTGAGGTGTGTGGGAAGTACCTGTCAGGGAGCACCGCCCTGTCCGTACACATGAACATCCACTCAGGGGCCATGCCGTTCATCTGTGAGATCTGTGGCCGGTCATTCAGACAG TTTGGGAATCTCCAGAAACACAAGGTGATCCACGGGAACATTCGGGAATTCTCCTGTCACCTGTGTCCAGATAAATCGTTCCGGCACAGCGAGACGTACAAGATCCACATGAAGGGTCACGTCCTGGACGGGACAGTGACCGAAAACAAGTACGGCAAGATTTACAGCTGTCAGTACTGTCAGAAACAGATGCCTTCCGCCTCCCAGTACACAGTACATCTCAG GACTCATACAAATGAGAGACCATTTGAGTGCAAGATATGTTCTAAAGCCTTCAAAGAACACGGCAAACTGAAGAGACACATGAATACTCATTCACAGGAGACCCGACCCAGACACAAACAGGTTCAGTCCCAGGGCAAGACCACCCAAAACTACCAGGAGGCGGGCTACCAGCCAAAACAGGCAGGGTACCAGTCAAAGGATGCGGGGTACCAGCCAAGAAGCGAGTCCAACACGATATTGGAGACCATTGCGGTGTTTCCGCCTGATGTACATGGTCCGCTGACTCAGGCGGTCGCGATTCCGGTGACCGACAACACGATTAGTTTCGCCTCCCAACAGATACCTCACTTCACGGAGCAAGGGGGTGTTATCAGTATAGAGAACAATGATAAATTCTACAGAGAGAGGTACCTACCTCTAGAGTAG
- the LOC105319444 gene encoding bis(5'-nucleosyl)-tetraphosphatase PrpE [asymmetrical], translating into MIGSSAARSRIKVCLISVIMAAFMANFVGLVSRLLTSHSQRSVLSHQSRTSKYKLPYPETPHLVLNEDAIRGRKVLIVGDVHGCLREMEELLQEAKSKFPDQEILPIFVGDLLSKGPFPVETLKKLQKIEHYAVRGNHDEAVLRQALSLKKEELHELPPKYSWVPNLSDDDIGYLRELPYTISITSLSVIIVHAGLVPGIPLTEQELTNMIIMRNLVKSPEGTLSAAELTNEGEAWASFWPGPDHVYFGHDARRKLQKHAHATGLDTGCVYGNQLTGAVVTKDSTELIQVKAKQVYKET; encoded by the coding sequence atgattgGTTCTTCAGCAGCTAGGAGTAGGATAAAAGTCTGCCTCATCTCTGTGATAATGGCAGCCTTTATGGCTAACTTCGTAGGTCTTGTGTCAAGGCTACTGACCTCACACAGCCAAAGGTCAGTCTTGAGTCATCAGTCACGCACCAGTAAATACAAGCTTCCCTATCCCGAAACTCCGCATTTAGTTCTAAACGAGGACGCCATCAGAGGGAGGAAGGTTCTGATCGTAGGGGATGTACACGGCTGCCTCCGTGAGATGGAGGAACTATTGCAGGAGGCAAAGTCAAAATTCCCGGACCAGGAGATTCTTCCAATATTTGTGGGTGACCTTCTGTCTAAAGGTCCGTTTCCTGTAGAGACACTTAAAAAACTCCAGAAAATTGAACATTACGCAGTGAGAGGGAATCATGATGAAGCTGTTCTAAGACAAGCTTTGTCCTTGAAGAAGGAAGAACTTCATGAACTTCCTCCCAAATATTCTTGGGTTCCGAATCTCTCCGACGACGACATTGGATACCTGCGGGAACTCCCTTACACAATATCTATCACCAGTCTGAGTGTGATTATTGTGCACGCTGGTTTGGTTCCAGGAATTCCCCTTACAGAGCAGGAATTGACCAATATGATCATAATGAGGAACTTAGTGAAATCTCCCGAGGGAACTCTAAGTGCGGCAGAATTGACCAATGAAGGAGAGGCTTGGGCCTCGTTTTGGCCAGGGCCTGATCATGTGTACTTTGGTCACGATGCTCGCAGGAAATTACAGAAACATGCGCATGCCACGGGGCTGGATACCGGGTGTGTGTACGGAAACCAGCTAACTGGAGCCGTGGTTACAAAGGACTCCACAGAACTCATTCAGGTCAAAGCCAAACAGGTTTACAAAGAAACTTGA
- the LOC105319466 gene encoding tropomodulin-1 isoform X2 produces MEVPQLKPVQDVPEIDLDDIDKLLESLSPEELEELNGDFDPDNSLLPPSQRMKNQTSKAPTGPYHRKKLLDFLEKKAKEEKDWEQNKPFVKEIRGKIWKPKVEPKSKEEEEHLETEWDDILTAASEEELVDLAAVLGFHGMLNQTQYYAGLDNMKIEAGGFQGVAKAQELIKVPDEPPNKTDVEESIKRLKDNDSKLTHLNLNNIKNISVERLVEVCETLKTNTTLETLEMASVNMTDKVAKKLAEALSENKTLKVLNVESNFVSGEAIVEIMKAINKNQTLQELRVANQKPEVLGNKVEMTLVKLIGENSTLLRFGIALEFPDARVRIHEKLQENNDNLRKKRVGKD; encoded by the exons ATGGAGGTCCCTCAACTGAAGCCGGTACAGGATGTCCCAGAAATTGACCTGGACGACATCGACAAACTCCTGGAATCTCTTTCTCCGGAGGAACTCGAAGAATTAAATGGAGACTTCGACCCAGAC AATTCCCTGCTGCCCCCAAGTCAGCGAATGAAGAACCAGACGAGTAAGGCGCCGACTGGTCCGTACCACAGGAAGAAACTCCTGGATTTCCTGGAGAAGAAAGCCAAGGAGGAGAAAGACTGGGAGCAGAATAAACCCTTTGTCAAGGAGATCAGGG GCAAGATCTGGAAACCCAAAGTTGAACCAAAGTCAAAGGAGGAAGAGGAGCATCTGGAGACGGAGTGGGATGACATCCTGACCGCCGCGTCCGAGGAGGAACTCGTCGATCTCGCCGCTGTGCTCGGCTTCCATGGCATGCTCAACCAGACTCAATACTATGCTGGATTGGACAACATGAAGATCGAGGCGGGAGGATTCCAGG GTGTTGCTAAGGCCCAGGAGTTGATCAAAGTCCCCGACGAGCCTCCAAATAAAACAGACGTGGAGGAGAGCATAAAACGCTTGAAAGACAACGACTCCAAACTCACCCACCTCAACCTCAATAACATCAAG AACATCTCGGTGGAGCGACTGGTAGAAGTTTGCGAGACACTGAAAACTAACACCACCCTGGAGACCCTGGAGATGGCCAGTGTCAACATGACTGATAAAGTCGCCAAG AAATTAGCTGAAGCTCTGTCTGAAAACAAAACTCTGAAAGTATTAAACGTGGAGTCCAACTTTGTCAGTGGAGAGGCCATCGTGGAAATAATGAAGGCTATCAACAAGAACCAGACCCTGCAGGAGCTCAGGGTAGCCAATCAG AAACCTGAGGTGCTAGGTAACAAGGTGGAGATGACTCTAGTCAAACTGATTGGGGAGAACAGTACCCTGCTCCGGTTCGGGATCGCCCTGGAGTTCCCCGACGCCCGGGTCCGTATCCATGAGAAACTCCAGGAAAACAACGACAACT tgAGAAAGAAGAGAGTTGGAAAAGACTAG
- the LOC105319466 gene encoding tropomodulin-1 isoform X1, which yields MDPQQTDGTKSPQTADTMEVPQLKPVQDVPEIDLDDIDKLLESLSPEELEELNGDFDPDNSLLPPSQRMKNQTSKAPTGPYHRKKLLDFLEKKAKEEKDWEQNKPFVKEIRGKIWKPKVEPKSKEEEEHLETEWDDILTAASEEELVDLAAVLGFHGMLNQTQYYAGLDNMKIEAGGFQGVAKAQELIKVPDEPPNKTDVEESIKRLKDNDSKLTHLNLNNIKNISVERLVEVCETLKTNTTLETLEMASVNMTDKVAKKLAEALSENKTLKVLNVESNFVSGEAIVEIMKAINKNQTLQELRVANQKPEVLGNKVEMTLVKLIGENSTLLRFGIALEFPDARVRIHEKLQENNDNLRKKRVGKD from the exons ATGGATCCTCAGCAAACTGATGGAACTAAGTCACCTCAG ACAGCTGACACTATGGAGGTCCCTCAACTGAAGCCGGTACAGGATGTCCCAGAAATTGACCTGGACGACATCGACAAACTCCTGGAATCTCTTTCTCCGGAGGAACTCGAAGAATTAAATGGAGACTTCGACCCAGAC AATTCCCTGCTGCCCCCAAGTCAGCGAATGAAGAACCAGACGAGTAAGGCGCCGACTGGTCCGTACCACAGGAAGAAACTCCTGGATTTCCTGGAGAAGAAAGCCAAGGAGGAGAAAGACTGGGAGCAGAATAAACCCTTTGTCAAGGAGATCAGGG GCAAGATCTGGAAACCCAAAGTTGAACCAAAGTCAAAGGAGGAAGAGGAGCATCTGGAGACGGAGTGGGATGACATCCTGACCGCCGCGTCCGAGGAGGAACTCGTCGATCTCGCCGCTGTGCTCGGCTTCCATGGCATGCTCAACCAGACTCAATACTATGCTGGATTGGACAACATGAAGATCGAGGCGGGAGGATTCCAGG GTGTTGCTAAGGCCCAGGAGTTGATCAAAGTCCCCGACGAGCCTCCAAATAAAACAGACGTGGAGGAGAGCATAAAACGCTTGAAAGACAACGACTCCAAACTCACCCACCTCAACCTCAATAACATCAAG AACATCTCGGTGGAGCGACTGGTAGAAGTTTGCGAGACACTGAAAACTAACACCACCCTGGAGACCCTGGAGATGGCCAGTGTCAACATGACTGATAAAGTCGCCAAG AAATTAGCTGAAGCTCTGTCTGAAAACAAAACTCTGAAAGTATTAAACGTGGAGTCCAACTTTGTCAGTGGAGAGGCCATCGTGGAAATAATGAAGGCTATCAACAAGAACCAGACCCTGCAGGAGCTCAGGGTAGCCAATCAG AAACCTGAGGTGCTAGGTAACAAGGTGGAGATGACTCTAGTCAAACTGATTGGGGAGAACAGTACCCTGCTCCGGTTCGGGATCGCCCTGGAGTTCCCCGACGCCCGGGTCCGTATCCATGAGAAACTCCAGGAAAACAACGACAACT tgAGAAAGAAGAGAGTTGGAAAAGACTAG